The region TAGACCAGCTGTATCAAATAATTTTATTAGATAGCCTTTAAGTGCAATATCTTCCTCGATATAGTCACGGGTAGTACCTGGAATCTCAGTAACGATTGCGCGTTCATTTTCAACTATTTTATTAAACAGGCTGGATTTCCCAGCATTAGGTTCTCCTGCTATCACTATCCTATAGCCTTCACTAAGAATAATCCCCTCATTGCCATTACGAACAAGTGCTGAAATTTCTTTTTTGATTACCTTTAATTGTGTCAATAACCCTTCAGTAGTGATATATTCCAAGCCCTGGTCTGAAAAATCCAGATCTAACTCTAACTGACTTCTAAGTTCAGTAATTTCGTTTAAAATTTTTTTAATAGCAGAATAAAGCTTGCCCTCCAACTGATAAATAGCGGCTTCTTGTGAATGTTTGGTTTTTGCTTGAATCAAATCAATAACAGCTTCTGCCTCTGTCAAATCCATCTTGCCATTCAAAAACGCTCTTTTAGTGAACTCTCCAGGTAAAGCCATACGTGCACCATTTCGCAGCATAATTTGCAGTATAATTTGTGTTACAAAGTTCCCACCATGACAGCTTATCTCAATTACATCTTCACCTGTATAACTGTGAGGAGCAATAAAAACAGACACCAACACATCATCAATGAGTTGGTTTCCGTCAAAAATTTTTCCAAAATAGATAGAATGCGTTCTGAAATTCTTTGTAGCTATCTTCCCTTTATATGACTTTGACAAAACATTAATAGCATTTTCCCCACTAATTCTTATTATTGAAATTCCTCCAATACCAGATGGGGTAGAAATGGCGACTATGGTATCAGTTAGACTTTGCATAAAATTTTTTACAACAAAGAGCACAAAGAAATATATCTTTATATTTCAATATAATATAAATTTTTATCTTCGTATTCTTTTTATATTCATTCTTCAATTTCTCTAAGAATAAAATCTAAAATGTTTTTCGTTTCTAATCCAATCAAATGATGTAACTGACTGGTTTTCCCATATGTGATAAACTTGTCTGGAATTCCAAACATTTTTATTCTGAATTTCAGTCCAAGCTCATTCGCTTTTTGTAAAACTGCAGACCCAAATCCGGCTCTGACAACATTTTCCTCAATAGTTACAATATTTTTTACTCCCTTAGTTGCAAGTTCTAATAGCATTTCTGAATCTAACGGTTTGACAAATCGGGCGTTTATCAAATAGGACAAGATGCCCTTTGATTGCAGTTCATTACAGACTTCATATCCAATTTTGAAAACCGCGCCGATGGTAATTATTGCTATTTTCCCTTCATTAAAAATCACTTCTGACTTTCCATAAGTAATTCTTGGATTGGTGAGTTCAGGAAAATTTTGAATCTTTCCGCGGGGATAACGTACTGCTATAGGACCCTTTTTATATCCAGCCATAAACTTCAGCATTTTTTCCAATTCTTTCCCATCTCTTGGTGCCATTATTGTCATATTTGGAATGCATCTAAGATAAGATAAATCAAAAGCTCCGTGATGAGTGGGTCCATCTTCTCCTACCAAACCTCCTCTATCAATAACAAATCTTACAGGTAATTTTTGCAAAGCAACATCGTGTATTATCTGGTCATAAGCTCGTTGGAGAAAAGTTGAATAGATTGCAACAAAGGGCTTTATCCCTTCAATAGCCAAACCGGCAGCAAAGGTTACAGCATGCTGTTCAGCAATTCCAACATCAAAAAGTCTTTCAGGAAATCTCTCTGCAAAACCTTTTAGCCCTGTGCCATCTGTCATTGCTGCGGTTATTGCTATGACCCTCTCGTCTTTCTCTGCCATTTTTTCTAAGGTTCTACCAAATAGTGTGGAGTAACTTATAATGGCTTTATCCTTCTTTGTCTTATTCAGTTCCCCTGTTAAATTATTGAATGAGGGAACCCCATGAAACTTGGTAGCATCCTGCTCTGCAAACGGAAATCCCTTACCCTTTTTTGTAAGTATATGAATCAAACAAGGTACATCTACATGCTGTTTTACATTAGATAAAATCTTTATTAAAGTTGGTATACTATGTCCATTTATAGGTCCAATATATTTGAATCCTAAATCTTCAAAAAGGCTACTGGGAATAAGCATACTCAATATACTATCTTCAAGTCTTCTAACACCATAGATAATTCTATTGCGAACCATTCTGGGCAAAGATTGAACTGCATCCCAGACCTCCTTTTTTAGTTTGTTATATCGCTTGCCAGTAAGAATATTTGCCAGATAGGAATGCATTCCACCTACATTTTTGGAAATAGACATTGAATTATCATTAAGGATAATAATTAATTTTTTATTCAGTCCGCCAACATTATTCAGTCCTTCAAATGCCTCACCTGCTGTCATTGCACCATCGCCAATCACCACTACGACTTTCTCTGGCTTCTTTTTTAATTCCTTTCCAACATAAATACCAAGACCCGCAGAAATTGATGTGCTACTATGACCAACTCCAAATGTATCATATTTGCTTTCAAAGATATTATTGAATCCACTGATTCCACCTAATTGTCTTAATGTATCAAAACGAGCATTTCTTCCAGTTAAAATTTTATAAGCATAAGACTGATGCCCAACATCCCAGACAATACGATTCTTTAAAGGGTCAAATACTTTGAGAAGTGCAACTGTAAGCTCTACTACCCCCAAGCTTGGTGCTAAATGTCCACCTGTTTTGGAAGTAACATCAATTATTCTTTCCCGAATATCTTTACTTAATCTAATTAATTGTCGTAAATTTAAGTTCCTTACATCATCAGGAACTTTTATACTTTCTAACATAATAACTCCATAACATTAAATTAAAATTTTTCTATCCTTTCTTCAATCCAGTTCTCTCGTTCCTAAAGCCCTCCCCAATTGAATTGGGGATTGGGAATGCAATGTTGAGTTTTTTTTTCATTTATCCATGCCATTATTTTTTCTTTCCCAAAACAGCTTTTTGATGAAAATCCTATAATTTGTTCATCGCTTAACAATGAGAATTCCTGTTTCAATAAGTTAACCTGTAGATTAATCTTTGATTTGCTTAATTTATCACTCTTTGTGGCAACAAGAAGTAAAGGCTTTTGAAATGAGCTCACCCATTTAACAGCTTGAATATCCTTTTCATCTGCGGAATGTCTAATATCCACAATAATTACAACCCCACAAAGTTTTTCCTGTTTTTGCAAGTAATTCTCCACAAGTCGCTTCCAATCTAATCTTATTTTATCTGAAACTTTTGCGTATCCATAGCCAGGCAAATCTGCAAAAATAAGCTTATCTTTCTTATCTTTTATGTTAATATACTCAACCTCAAAAAGGTTTATAGCTCGCGTCTTTCCAGGATTCTTACTAATCTGTGCCAGGTTTTTTCTGTTCAACAAAGTATTTATCAACGAAGACTTCCCTACATTAGACCTGCCCATAAAAGCAATCTCAGGCAAAGTGGATTTCGGCAGATGCCTAAATTGTGTTGCACTGGTAACAAACTTTGAATTAACAATTCTCATTGGGTCTATACACAACAGAATATTTTTCTGATTCCCAGACTTCAATTTCTTTTACCTTGCAATTGGAATTATTGATTTTAGCTGATGCCCTTTCAAAGAGGGTTTTAGCAATCAATTCTGAAGTGGGATTTTGTCTATCAAAACACTTTAATTCATTCAAATATTTATGGTCAAATTCATAAAGGAGCTTCTCAAATTGTTTTTTCAAAACTTTAAAATCAATAGTCATTCCAATTTCATTGGTTTTCTTACAAAAAATTCCCAAACGAGCTTTCCAATTATGACCATGAAGATTGGCACATTCACCTTGATATCCATCTAATCTATGTGCTGCACTAAAATGACTCCAAATATTTATCTCAAACATTTTTACTCCTTAAAGTTTAAATAAATTATAATTGATTTTTATTGTCAAAGATTATTGTTCCTTTTCTTGACATAAATTCATATAATTAGAATTTCACTCCAAATCTGGAGGCTGTATGTTAAATCAAAGATTATTAGAAAAAGTTTTGGAAATGGCTTTGTCAAATGGAGCTGATTTTGCTGAAATTTTTATAGAGGATACTTTTAATTCCTCTATTCAACTTTTAGACAGACAAATTAAAAAGGCAATTGAAGGAGAAGACTATGGGGCTGGCATCAGAATATTTTATGGTATTAAAGCAATCTACGCATTTACAAATGACCTTTCTGAGAAATCTCTTCTCGCTGCTGCTGATGCTGTCAGTAAAGCCGATATTGGAAAGGGTAATATCGTAACTTTTGACCTGCAGAAAAAAGATCTTGACTCACCACATAAGATTGAAATTCCTTTTAACTCTATTACAAAAAAAGAAAAAATTGACTTTATACAAAAGGTAGACAAAGCAGCGCGCAACTATTCTGATTTGATCTCCCAGGTAAATGTTACTTATACAGAAAAGGAGCAAAAAATTCAAATTGCTAACAGCGATGATTTACTTACTGATGATACCAGAACTTATGCAAGAATCTATGTTTCATCCATTGCAAGTAAAGGAAATGAAATGCAAACAGGTTCAGAAGGACCCGGAGCACAAAGAGGTTATGAATTCTTTCAAAAACTGAACCCTGAAGAATTAGGACGGAAAACTGCAAAACAAGCTGTCACAATGATTCTCGCTGATTATGCCCCTTCTGGAAAATTTCCTGTTGTCATTGGAAACGGCTTTGGTGGTGTAATCTTTCATGAGGCTTGCGGACATGCTTTAGAAACTACCAGTGTCGCAAAAGGTGCCTCGGTATTTGCAGACAAAATGGGTAAACAAATCGCAAATCAATGTGTAACCGCTATTGATGATGGCACAATTCCTAACGCATGGGGCTCCACTACAATTGATGATGAAGGAAATCCCACACAAAAGACAGTCTTAATTAAAAATGGCATATTAAAATCCTTTATGATAGACCATTTGGGTGGAATAAAAATCGGGACAAAATCAACAGGAAGCGGACGAAGACAGTCATACAAATTTGCTCCAACCTCCAGAATGAGAAACACTTACATTGCTGCGGGAAACGATAACTTTGATGATATGATTGCTTCAATTGATTTTGGACTTTATGCAAAAAAAATGGGTGGTGGCTCTGTTCAGCCCGGGACTGGAGACTTCAACTTTGCTGTGGCAGAGGGCTACTTGATAGAAAATGGCAAGATAACCAAACCAGTTCGTGGTGCAACTCTGATTGGGAATGGAGCAAAAATTCTTCATAAAATAAGTATGGTCGGAAAAGAACTTAAATTTGCAGAAGGAATGTGTGGCTCTGTAAGTGGGAGTGTTCCAACATGCGTTGGAGAACCCCCAATTAAAGTTGATGAAATAGTTGTCGGTGGAAGAAAATAAATCAGCCAGGTATAAAAGTAGCAGTTGGCAGTAGCAGGAGCTGAAACTGCTAAATAATTTATAGGAGAAAAGATGTTTGAAAAAGAGTTTGAACAAATATTTGATATTGCAAAAAAAAGAAATATCAAAGATATAGATATTCTATTAACAAAAGCTAATTCCTTTTCTGTGAAAATATTTAAACAGGAAGTTGAAAGCTTTAAATATGCCGATTCAATCGGGCTTGGTGTAAGAGTACTTAAAAATAATTCAGTTGGATACGCATATACTGAAAAACTAAATAAGAATGCCTTTGAAACTATAATCAATAAAGCACAGGAGAATGCTACATATATTGAATCAGATGAAGAAGTTGAACTCAAAAACTATCCTGATATCAAAAGAAAATTGTATGTCTATTATCCTGAACTTGAAAAAGTTACTGTTAGCGAGAAGATAAATAAAGCAAAATTATTGGAAGAAAGCGCTCGGAAGTTTAGTAAAAAAATTATTAATGTTCCTTATTCAGAAATAGGAAATGCAAAGGGGTCAACTAAAATAGCTAATTCAAATGGTTTACAAAAAGCGTATATCTCAAATATGGCTTACGGTTATGCTATGTCTTTGGCTCGCCAGAAAGATGAAACGAAATCTGGAATGTTCTACAAATTTTCTCATGATTTCAATCAAATTGATGCTGAAATCATTGGAAATGAATCTGCGAAAAGGGCATTAGACCTTCTGGAAGCAAGAGAGATTAAATCTGGTAAGTATCCCATCATCTTCAATAATGAAATGGCTGCAACCGTTCTTGATACTTTTTGTGGCATCTTCTCAGCTAAATCAGTTCAAGAAGGTAGCTCTTTACTGAAAGGAAAATTGAATACCAAAATCGCCAATAACATCGTATCAATCATTGACGATGCCTTGCTTGATATTGGTTTTTCTACCAGACCTTTTGATGATGAGGGATATCCTTCACAAACCACGAATCTAATCTCTAAAGGTATTTTGCAATCCTATCTTCATAATACCATTACTGCAAAAAAGGATAAAACTAAATCTACAGGTAATGCCAGCCGTTCTTATAAAAGCACAATGAATGTTTCACCATCTAATTTATTTATCCCAAATAGTAAAACCCCGTCAGATGATTTATACAAGTTTTTCACTCGCTCAATTGAAATTGTTCAACTTTCTGGTATGCATAGTGGTTGCAATCCTATTTCCGGAGATTTCTCTATGGGCGCTCAGGGATTTTTCTGGGAAAATGGGGAAAGAAAATATCCTGTGCACAACTTTACTATCTCAGGAAATTTCCTTCAACTACTTCAAGATATTATTGCTATTGGCGATAATCTCAAATTTAACTT is a window of Candidatus Cloacimonadota bacterium DNA encoding:
- the mnmE gene encoding tRNA uridine-5-carboxymethylaminomethyl(34) synthesis GTPase MnmE; the encoded protein is MQSLTDTIVAISTPSGIGGISIIRISGENAINVLSKSYKGKIATKNFRTHSIYFGKIFDGNQLIDDVLVSVFIAPHSYTGEDVIEISCHGGNFVTQIILQIMLRNGARMALPGEFTKRAFLNGKMDLTEAEAVIDLIQAKTKHSQEAAIYQLEGKLYSAIKKILNEITELRSQLELDLDFSDQGLEYITTEGLLTQLKVIKKEISALVRNGNEGIILSEGYRIVIAGEPNAGKSSLFNKIVENERAIVTEIPGTTRDYIEEDIALKGYLIKLFDTAGLQESKDKIEKVGIEKSVDIIKQANLILWVRDITVHKQFSIKEQLTDKDIIEVFNKIDLVKRGKKSDSQNVVYISALSGEGISALKNKIIIRIDLGKYDISNGLISNTRQLAAAKKSLQAIKQAIKTTQKNLGLEFIAFDLREASEALEEIIGKVTSDNIINSIFDRFCVGK
- the dxs gene encoding 1-deoxy-D-xylulose-5-phosphate synthase, encoding MLESIKVPDDVRNLNLRQLIRLSKDIRERIIDVTSKTGGHLAPSLGVVELTVALLKVFDPLKNRIVWDVGHQSYAYKILTGRNARFDTLRQLGGISGFNNIFESKYDTFGVGHSSTSISAGLGIYVGKELKKKPEKVVVVIGDGAMTAGEAFEGLNNVGGLNKKLIIILNDNSMSISKNVGGMHSYLANILTGKRYNKLKKEVWDAVQSLPRMVRNRIIYGVRRLEDSILSMLIPSSLFEDLGFKYIGPINGHSIPTLIKILSNVKQHVDVPCLIHILTKKGKGFPFAEQDATKFHGVPSFNNLTGELNKTKKDKAIISYSTLFGRTLEKMAEKDERVIAITAAMTDGTGLKGFAERFPERLFDVGIAEQHAVTFAAGLAIEGIKPFVAIYSTFLQRAYDQIIHDVALQKLPVRFVIDRGGLVGEDGPTHHGAFDLSYLRCIPNMTIMAPRDGKELEKMLKFMAGYKKGPIAVRYPRGKIQNFPELTNPRITYGKSEVIFNEGKIAIITIGAVFKIGYEVCNELQSKGILSYLINARFVKPLDSEMLLELATKGVKNIVTIEENVVRAGFGSAVLQKANELGLKFRIKMFGIPDKFITYGKTSQLHHLIGLETKNILDFILREIEE
- the yihA gene encoding ribosome biogenesis GTP-binding protein YihA/YsxC encodes the protein MRIVNSKFVTSATQFRHLPKSTLPEIAFMGRSNVGKSSLINTLLNRKNLAQISKNPGKTRAINLFEVEYINIKDKKDKLIFADLPGYGYAKVSDKIRLDWKRLVENYLQKQEKLCGVVIIVDIRHSADEKDIQAVKWVSSFQKPLLLVATKSDKLSKSKINLQVNLLKQEFSLLSDEQIIGFSSKSCFGKEKIMAWINEKKTQHCIPNPQFNWGGL
- the queD gene encoding 6-carboxytetrahydropterin synthase QueD, yielding MFEINIWSHFSAAHRLDGYQGECANLHGHNWKARLGIFCKKTNEIGMTIDFKVLKKQFEKLLYEFDHKYLNELKCFDRQNPTSELIAKTLFERASAKINNSNCKVKEIEVWESEKYSVVYRPNENC
- a CDS encoding TldD/PmbA family protein; translation: MLNQRLLEKVLEMALSNGADFAEIFIEDTFNSSIQLLDRQIKKAIEGEDYGAGIRIFYGIKAIYAFTNDLSEKSLLAAADAVSKADIGKGNIVTFDLQKKDLDSPHKIEIPFNSITKKEKIDFIQKVDKAARNYSDLISQVNVTYTEKEQKIQIANSDDLLTDDTRTYARIYVSSIASKGNEMQTGSEGPGAQRGYEFFQKLNPEELGRKTAKQAVTMILADYAPSGKFPVVIGNGFGGVIFHEACGHALETTSVAKGASVFADKMGKQIANQCVTAIDDGTIPNAWGSTTIDDEGNPTQKTVLIKNGILKSFMIDHLGGIKIGTKSTGSGRRQSYKFAPTSRMRNTYIAAGNDNFDDMIASIDFGLYAKKMGGGSVQPGTGDFNFAVAEGYLIENGKITKPVRGATLIGNGAKILHKISMVGKELKFAEGMCGSVSGSVPTCVGEPPIKVDEIVVGGRK
- a CDS encoding TldD/PmbA family protein, whose translation is MFEKEFEQIFDIAKKRNIKDIDILLTKANSFSVKIFKQEVESFKYADSIGLGVRVLKNNSVGYAYTEKLNKNAFETIINKAQENATYIESDEEVELKNYPDIKRKLYVYYPELEKVTVSEKINKAKLLEESARKFSKKIINVPYSEIGNAKGSTKIANSNGLQKAYISNMAYGYAMSLARQKDETKSGMFYKFSHDFNQIDAEIIGNESAKRALDLLEAREIKSGKYPIIFNNEMAATVLDTFCGIFSAKSVQEGSSLLKGKLNTKIANNIVSIIDDALLDIGFSTRPFDDEGYPSQTTNLISKGILQSYLHNTITAKKDKTKSTGNASRSYKSTMNVSPSNLFIPNSKTPSDDLYKFFTRSIEIVQLSGMHSGCNPISGDFSMGAQGFFWENGERKYPVHNFTISGNFLQLLQDIIAIGDNLKFNFSSIGAPSILVEKLNISG